Proteins from a genomic interval of Microbacterium imperiale:
- a CDS encoding L-ribulose-5-phosphate 4-epimerase, giving the protein MENESVARVRAEVASLHAELVRYGLVVWTGGNVSGRVPGADLFVIKPSGVSYDDLAPENMIVCDLDGNVVPGTPGSDRAPSSDTAAHAYVYRNMPEVGGVVHTHSTYAVAWAARGEEIPCVITAMADEFGGPIPVGPFAIIGDDSIGRGIVETLRGHRSRAVLMQNHGPFTIGSSAKDAVKAAVMVEDVARTVHIARQAGELIPIPQESIDRLYDRYQNVYGQTTDDRR; this is encoded by the coding sequence ATGGAGAACGAGTCGGTGGCGCGGGTTCGGGCCGAGGTGGCGTCGTTGCATGCGGAGCTGGTGCGGTACGGGCTGGTCGTGTGGACCGGGGGTAACGTGTCGGGTCGGGTTCCGGGGGCTGATCTTTTCGTGATCAAGCCGTCGGGGGTGTCGTATGACGATCTGGCTCCGGAGAACATGATCGTGTGTGATCTGGACGGCAATGTGGTGCCGGGGACGCCGGGTAGTGATCGGGCTCCCTCGAGTGACACGGCGGCTCATGCGTATGTGTATCGGAACATGCCCGAGGTGGGTGGTGTGGTGCACACGCATTCGACGTATGCGGTGGCGTGGGCGGCGCGGGGTGAGGAGATCCCGTGTGTGATCACGGCGATGGCCGATGAGTTCGGGGGTCCGATTCCGGTGGGCCCGTTCGCGATCATCGGGGATGACTCGATCGGTCGGGGCATCGTGGAGACGTTGCGGGGTCATCGGTCTCGTGCGGTGCTGATGCAGAATCATGGGCCGTTCACGATCGGGTCGAGTGCGAAGGATGCGGTCAAGGCTGCGGTGATGGTCGAGGACGTCGCCCGTACGGTGCACATCGCCCGGCAGGCGGGGGAGTTGATCCCGATCCCGCAGGAATCGATCGACAGGTTGTACGACCGGTACCAGAACGTTTACGGACAGACCACCGACGACCGCCGATAG
- a CDS encoding VanZ family protein produces the protein MDDSVFLGAIAIGLGALMAVVLFVPFVAIQYRRTGSLTAAQLVLWGAALVYFFAIWTYTLLPLPDPTTLRCAGVNLDPLAFVDDLRAAATRSGGSARAFATDTAVLQLALNVLLFLPLGFFARVLARRGILTALLLGFGISLVVELTQLTGVWGIYPCAYRVFDVDDLLTNTTGAVLGSLIALVVPRRPAATAPDRPRPVTRRRRILGMVCDVLAYTLVGVFVSVAVQAALVFSGNRDLAISTDIAGQFGSYAALAAVTATVLVTGRTIGDLAVRLRYAGGPLPVAVTRLTRFVGGIGGYALLDQLPAGWGLLSAAFVLTAGILAVTTRGGRGLPGILGRQGPRDSREDPPTGRPDITRSGDARRP, from the coding sequence ATGGATGACAGCGTCTTCCTCGGCGCGATCGCGATCGGCCTGGGTGCCCTCATGGCCGTCGTGCTCTTCGTGCCCTTCGTCGCGATCCAGTACCGCCGCACCGGATCGCTCACGGCGGCGCAGCTCGTCCTGTGGGGCGCGGCGCTGGTGTACTTCTTCGCGATCTGGACGTACACGCTGCTGCCGCTGCCCGATCCGACGACCCTGCGCTGCGCCGGAGTGAACCTCGACCCGCTCGCCTTCGTCGACGACCTGCGCGCCGCCGCGACCCGGTCCGGCGGCAGCGCCCGCGCCTTCGCGACCGACACGGCCGTGCTGCAGCTCGCGCTCAACGTGCTGCTGTTCCTGCCGCTGGGGTTCTTCGCCCGCGTGCTCGCGCGCCGCGGCATCCTCACGGCACTGCTCCTCGGTTTCGGCATCTCGCTCGTCGTCGAGCTGACGCAGCTGACCGGCGTGTGGGGCATCTATCCGTGCGCGTACCGCGTGTTCGACGTCGACGATCTGCTGACCAACACCACCGGCGCCGTCCTCGGCTCGCTCATCGCCCTCGTCGTCCCGCGCCGCCCCGCCGCGACGGCGCCCGATCGGCCGCGGCCGGTGACGCGCCGGCGCCGCATCCTCGGCATGGTCTGCGATGTGCTGGCCTACACCCTCGTCGGCGTCTTCGTGTCGGTCGCGGTCCAGGCCGCCCTCGTCTTCAGCGGCAACCGCGACCTCGCGATCAGCACCGACATCGCGGGCCAGTTCGGCTCGTACGCCGCGCTCGCGGCCGTCACGGCGACCGTCCTGGTCACGGGCCGCACGATCGGCGACCTCGCCGTGCGGCTGCGCTACGCCGGCGGTCCGCTGCCCGTCGCCGTCACCCGCCTCACCCGCTTCGTCGGCGGCATCGGGGGCTACGCCCTGCTCGATCAGCTGCCCGCCGGCTGGGGACTGCTCAGCGCGGCGTTCGTCCTGACCGCGGGCATCCTCGCGGTCACGACCCGCGGCGGCCGCGGTCTGCCCGGCATCCTCGGCCGCCAGGGGCCGCGCGACAGCCGCGAGGATCCCCCGACGGGACGACCCGATATCACCCGATCGGGGGACGCGCGCCGACCGTGA
- a CDS encoding VOC family protein — MTDMYDAFDISPVPAPAPDAVAPELYRGIYGMPAFVTIPTTDLATSTDFWVRGLGFFELFVIPGTLVHLRRWAFQDVLLVTADTVPDAAPAASFSIAAVLGQLPEIADACRALAPEAVTGPRDTAWNTRDIEVITPERARIVVTAAKPYDPGSDAARALADIGIGTAPRKADDDRR, encoded by the coding sequence ATGACCGACATGTACGACGCGTTCGACATCAGCCCCGTCCCCGCTCCTGCACCGGATGCCGTCGCCCCTGAGCTGTATCGCGGCATCTACGGCATGCCGGCTTTCGTCACCATCCCGACGACCGACCTGGCCACGTCGACCGACTTCTGGGTGCGGGGGCTCGGGTTCTTCGAGCTGTTCGTCATCCCCGGCACGCTCGTCCACCTGCGCCGATGGGCCTTCCAGGACGTGCTGCTCGTGACGGCGGACACTGTTCCGGATGCCGCGCCGGCGGCGAGCTTCAGCATCGCCGCCGTCCTCGGCCAGCTGCCCGAGATCGCCGACGCCTGCCGCGCACTCGCGCCGGAGGCCGTGACGGGTCCGCGCGACACCGCGTGGAACACTCGCGACATCGAGGTCATCACCCCCGAGCGGGCGCGTATCGTCGTCACCGCGGCGAAGCCGTACGATCCCGGCAGCGACGCGGCGCGCGCGCTCGCCGATATCGGGATCGGCACCGCACCTCGAAAGGCCGACGATGACCGACGCTGA
- a CDS encoding MerR family transcriptional regulator has product MTDADGLTVGQTAARLAITVRTLHHWDEIGLAPASSRTDAGYRLYTAADIERLHRVIVYREIGLGLDQIRAVLDEPGVEPLAALRTQRDDVSQHLDRLRHLRTGLDRMIEAHERGVLLTAEEQAVIFGPDWNPDWPAMARRRYGHTPQWQQYAERAATRTPDQWRDVTAAMTDVDLELGAALDAGVQPGSAEADRLVERHRDAIGAFFPVTRSMQVCLGRMYEADPAFTAHYEDIRPGLTSWLRRSIDASARAHGIDPDAATWE; this is encoded by the coding sequence ATGACCGACGCTGACGGCCTCACCGTGGGCCAGACGGCGGCGCGCCTCGCTATCACGGTCCGGACGCTGCACCACTGGGACGAGATCGGACTCGCTCCGGCGTCGTCGCGCACCGACGCCGGGTACCGCCTCTACACGGCGGCCGACATCGAGCGCCTGCACCGCGTCATCGTCTACCGCGAGATCGGGCTCGGACTCGACCAGATCCGCGCCGTGCTCGACGAGCCGGGGGTCGAGCCGCTCGCCGCGCTGCGCACCCAGCGCGACGACGTGTCGCAGCACCTCGACCGTCTGCGGCACCTGCGCACCGGCCTCGACCGCATGATCGAGGCGCACGAGCGCGGCGTGCTCCTGACCGCTGAGGAGCAGGCGGTGATCTTCGGGCCCGACTGGAACCCGGACTGGCCCGCGATGGCCCGCCGACGCTACGGCCACACCCCGCAGTGGCAGCAGTACGCCGAGCGTGCCGCGACCCGAACGCCCGACCAGTGGCGCGACGTGACCGCGGCGATGACCGACGTCGACCTCGAGCTCGGCGCCGCGCTCGACGCCGGCGTGCAGCCCGGCAGCGCCGAGGCCGACCGCCTCGTCGAACGACACCGCGACGCGATCGGCGCCTTCTTCCCCGTCACGCGCTCGATGCAGGTGTGCCTGGGCCGCATGTACGAGGCCGACCCCGCTTTCACGGCGCACTACGAGGACATCCGCCCCGGCCTGACGTCGTGGTTGCGGCGGAGCATCGACGCGAGCGCGCGGGCGCACGGGATAGACCCCGACGCGGCGACGTGGGAGTGA
- a CDS encoding alpha/beta fold hydrolase, protein MMAEVDDEPADIDVETVEFDGVRTRVTRVTTARSRESGRAFVLIAGIGVAATYFDLLAPLLAQRGRVYALDLPGFAGQRAPRTDPSVAFFADQVEAVLDRFELDDPVLLGHSFGAQIVTEVLARRRGIRHGVLIGPVVNDRERSLVLQAIRFAQSSFFEPVRLVLLAVSAYLLCGFAYSMRVPPHMMRYPVAARLAHVEARVLLIRGARDFSSPRYFHSALVAAARDASRWEVHGAAHSVINGSAVGVAELTNAFVADALPRRGQMSEAEARVPDPAYGGIALVWRAARYRVQEWFSAREGDEVGVEHAKESHAAVMWRAFTGGRR, encoded by the coding sequence ATGATGGCGGAGGTCGACGACGAGCCGGCGGACATCGACGTCGAGACGGTCGAGTTCGACGGGGTGCGCACGCGCGTCACCCGGGTCACCACGGCGCGCTCGCGCGAGTCCGGCCGCGCGTTCGTGCTGATCGCCGGGATCGGCGTCGCCGCGACCTACTTCGACCTGCTCGCGCCGCTGCTCGCCCAGCGCGGCCGCGTGTACGCCCTCGACCTGCCCGGCTTCGCGGGGCAGCGGGCGCCGCGAACCGATCCGTCGGTGGCGTTCTTCGCCGACCAGGTGGAGGCGGTGCTCGACCGCTTCGAGCTCGACGACCCGGTGCTGCTCGGGCACTCCTTCGGTGCGCAGATCGTGACCGAGGTGCTGGCCCGGCGCCGCGGCATCCGTCACGGCGTGCTCATCGGCCCGGTCGTCAACGACCGCGAGCGGTCGCTCGTGCTGCAGGCGATCCGGTTCGCGCAGTCGTCGTTCTTCGAGCCGGTCCGGCTCGTGCTGCTCGCCGTGAGCGCGTACCTGCTGTGCGGCTTCGCCTACTCCATGCGGGTGCCGCCCCACATGATGCGCTACCCCGTGGCTGCGCGGCTCGCGCACGTCGAGGCCCGCGTGCTGCTGATCCGCGGAGCGCGCGACTTCTCGTCACCGCGGTACTTCCATTCCGCGCTCGTGGCGGCGGCGCGCGATGCCTCGCGCTGGGAGGTCCACGGGGCGGCGCACTCGGTCATCAACGGCAGCGCGGTCGGCGTGGCCGAGCTGACGAACGCCTTCGTGGCCGACGCGCTGCCGCGGCGCGGGCAGATGTCCGAGGCCGAGGCCCGCGTTCCCGACCCCGCGTACGGCGGGATCGCTCTGGTCTGGCGTGCCGCGCGATACCGGGTACAGGAGTGGTTCAGCGCGCGGGAGGGCGACGAGGTCGGCGTCGAGCACGCGAAGGAGTCGCATGCGGCGGTCATGTGGCGCGCCTTCACCGGCGGGCGTCGCTGA
- a CDS encoding Gfo/Idh/MocA family protein translates to MSVTFGIVGSGWRSEFFLRIAAAMPERFTVTGLVTRSADTAADIERRWGVRGHADLDGLLAAGTPDFVVVSVPRDVAPGVIVELVDRGVPVLTETPPAGTLDDLVALWERVQRPGAPTVQVAEQYHLSPLLSAQLAVAHSGRLGRPTQALVAQCHDYHGVSVIRRALGIGADDAEVTASVFRSPLVAGPGRAGDPTEERIVTATQTTARFTFGDRLGVYDFAGEQYFSWIRGNRLLVRGERGEIENTEVRWLRRFDEPVFGSLRRVMTGEGGNLEGMFLRGILLGDEWVFRNPFLPARINDDEIAIARMLDGMPRAIAGEAPVYSLAEASQDHYLALLMQHAAETGNTLRSTRQPWADIVDDELHARAVSG, encoded by the coding sequence ATGAGCGTCACCTTCGGAATCGTCGGCAGCGGCTGGCGCAGCGAATTCTTCCTCCGCATCGCCGCCGCGATGCCCGAGCGCTTCACCGTCACGGGCCTCGTGACCCGCAGCGCCGACACCGCCGCCGACATCGAGCGCCGCTGGGGCGTCCGAGGTCACGCCGACCTCGACGGCCTGCTGGCGGCCGGCACGCCGGACTTCGTGGTCGTCTCGGTGCCGCGCGACGTCGCCCCCGGCGTCATCGTCGAACTCGTCGACCGCGGCGTCCCCGTCCTCACCGAGACCCCGCCGGCCGGCACCCTCGACGACCTCGTGGCCCTGTGGGAGCGGGTGCAGCGCCCCGGCGCCCCCACGGTGCAGGTCGCCGAGCAGTACCACCTGTCTCCGCTGCTGTCGGCGCAGCTCGCGGTCGCGCACTCGGGACGACTCGGTCGCCCCACGCAGGCCCTCGTCGCGCAGTGCCACGACTACCACGGCGTCAGCGTCATCCGGCGAGCGCTCGGCATCGGTGCCGACGACGCCGAGGTCACGGCATCCGTCTTCCGCTCGCCCCTCGTGGCCGGTCCGGGACGCGCGGGCGACCCCACCGAGGAGCGCATCGTCACGGCGACCCAGACCACGGCGCGGTTCACGTTCGGCGACCGCCTCGGCGTCTACGACTTCGCCGGCGAGCAGTACTTCTCGTGGATCCGCGGCAACCGGCTGCTCGTCCGCGGCGAGCGCGGCGAGATCGAGAACACCGAGGTGCGCTGGCTGCGGCGCTTCGACGAGCCCGTCTTCGGCTCGCTGCGACGCGTCATGACGGGCGAGGGCGGCAACCTCGAGGGAATGTTCCTGCGCGGCATCCTGCTCGGCGACGAGTGGGTCTTCCGCAATCCCTTCCTGCCCGCCCGCATCAACGACGACGAGATCGCGATCGCGCGGATGCTCGACGGGATGCCGCGGGCGATCGCCGGTGAGGCTCCGGTGTACTCCCTCGCCGAGGCCAGCCAGGACCACTACCTGGCCCTCCTCATGCAGCACGCCGCCGAGACCGGTAACACCCTGCGATCGACCCGTCAACCCTGGGCCGACATCGTCGACGACGAATTGCACGCCCGCGCGGTCAGCGGGTAA
- a CDS encoding metal ABC transporter substrate-binding protein — MPKTLRRRVTALVSLGVAVALLAGCGSAVEGGADGDGSNGDRPVVLTTFTVLADIAQNVAGDHLEVRSITKAGAEIHGYEPTPRDIAAASDADLILDNGLGLEAWFSRFVDTADAPHAVVSEGIETIDITGDAYAGKPNPHAWMSPLNVQTYVANIVAAFSELDPDNADAYAANGEAYAAELQTIHDELVTALATVPENQRALVTCEGAFSYLARDAGLTEAYIWPVNAEQQATPQQIRRTIEFVDENGVPAVFCESTVSDRPMRQVVEATDAVFGGILYVDSLSGPDGPVPTYLDLLRHDVDTITSALTGASS; from the coding sequence ATGCCGAAAACTCTGCGCCGCCGCGTGACCGCCCTGGTCTCGCTCGGCGTCGCGGTCGCGCTGCTGGCCGGCTGCGGCTCCGCTGTGGAGGGCGGCGCGGACGGTGACGGCTCGAACGGTGACCGCCCGGTCGTGCTGACGACGTTCACGGTGCTCGCCGACATCGCGCAGAACGTCGCCGGCGACCACCTCGAGGTCCGCTCGATCACGAAGGCCGGGGCCGAGATCCACGGCTACGAGCCCACCCCCCGCGACATCGCGGCCGCGTCGGACGCCGACCTGATCCTCGACAACGGCCTGGGCCTCGAAGCGTGGTTCTCGCGGTTCGTCGACACCGCCGACGCCCCGCACGCCGTCGTGTCGGAGGGCATCGAGACGATCGACATCACGGGCGACGCCTACGCCGGCAAGCCCAACCCGCACGCCTGGATGAGCCCGCTGAACGTCCAGACCTACGTCGCGAATATCGTCGCCGCCTTCAGCGAGCTCGATCCCGACAACGCCGACGCCTACGCCGCGAACGGCGAGGCCTACGCCGCCGAGCTGCAGACCATCCACGATGAGCTGGTCACCGCGCTCGCGACCGTGCCCGAGAATCAGCGCGCCCTCGTCACGTGCGAGGGGGCCTTCTCGTACCTCGCGCGCGACGCCGGCCTCACCGAGGCGTACATCTGGCCGGTCAACGCCGAGCAGCAGGCCACCCCGCAGCAGATCCGCCGGACGATCGAGTTCGTCGACGAGAACGGCGTGCCCGCGGTGTTCTGCGAGTCGACGGTCTCGGACCGTCCGATGCGGCAGGTCGTCGAGGCGACGGATGCCGTGTTCGGCGGCATCCTGTACGTCGACTCGCTCTCGGGCCCCGACGGCCCCGTGCCGACGTACCTCGACCTGCTGCGCCACGACGTCGACACGATCACCTCGGCGCTCACGGGGGCGAGCTCGTGA
- a CDS encoding metal ABC transporter ATP-binding protein, giving the protein MSGSTAAPPAGIAVTGVSVRYREIVALDDVHLTVAPGRVTALIGMNGSGKSTLFKSITGMVRPTAGEVTIGGQTPAAARRRGLVGYVPQSEDIDAAFPVSVREVVMMGRYGHLGITRRPRAADHAAVDAALARVELSDLGERQIGELSGGQRKRAFVARGIAQDARVLLLDEPFAGVDKKSEATIVRLLRELAADGRTVLVSTHDLHALPTLADEAVLLLRRVVFQGSVSEALRPEMLGRAFGLEFPGDHAA; this is encoded by the coding sequence GTGAGCGGCTCGACCGCCGCCCCGCCGGCCGGGATCGCCGTGACGGGGGTCTCGGTGCGCTACCGCGAGATCGTCGCCCTCGACGACGTGCACCTCACCGTCGCGCCCGGACGGGTCACGGCGCTGATCGGCATGAACGGCTCGGGCAAGTCGACCCTCTTCAAATCCATCACCGGCATGGTGCGACCCACCGCCGGCGAGGTCACGATCGGCGGTCAGACTCCCGCGGCCGCGCGCCGCCGCGGACTCGTCGGCTACGTGCCGCAGAGCGAAGACATCGACGCCGCCTTCCCCGTCTCGGTGCGCGAGGTCGTCATGATGGGCCGCTACGGTCACCTCGGCATCACCCGTCGTCCCCGCGCCGCCGACCACGCCGCCGTCGACGCGGCGCTCGCGCGGGTCGAACTGTCCGACCTCGGCGAGCGCCAGATCGGCGAGCTGTCGGGCGGGCAGCGCAAGCGCGCCTTCGTCGCCCGCGGCATCGCGCAGGACGCCCGCGTGCTGCTGCTCGACGAGCCGTTCGCCGGTGTCGACAAGAAGTCCGAGGCCACGATCGTCCGGCTCCTGCGCGAGCTCGCCGCCGACGGCCGCACGGTGCTCGTGTCGACGCACGACCTGCACGCGCTGCCCACGCTCGCCGACGAAGCGGTGCTACTGCTGCGCCGCGTGGTGTTCCAGGGATCGGTGTCCGAGGCCCTCCGGCCCGAGATGCTCGGCCGCGCGTTCGGCCTCGAGTTCCCGGGGGATCACGCCGCATGA
- a CDS encoding metal ABC transporter permease, whose translation MNVLDLLLEPLQYEFMLRALGATAIAAIVCAVLSCWLVLIGWSLMGDAVSHAVLPGVVLAYVLGAPFAVGALVFGFLAVALIGVIRGTSRIKEDAAIGIVFTTLFALGLVLISVTPSQTDLNHILFGNVLGVGEADLVQIAILAAVAFAVLFVKRRDLTLFAFDPIHAFAIGLSPRRLSALLLGVLALTAVVALQVVGVVLVVAMLIIPGATAHLLTDRFGRMLVIAPTLSAVSSLVGIYLSYWVDASSGGLVVLVQGIVFAIVYLFSPRQGVIGRRIASRKPFAGSVSAG comes from the coding sequence ATGAACGTCCTCGACCTCCTGCTCGAGCCGCTGCAGTACGAGTTCATGCTGCGGGCGCTCGGGGCCACGGCGATCGCGGCGATCGTCTGCGCGGTGCTGTCGTGCTGGCTCGTCCTGATCGGCTGGTCGCTCATGGGCGACGCGGTCAGCCACGCCGTCCTTCCGGGCGTCGTGCTCGCGTACGTGCTCGGGGCGCCGTTCGCCGTCGGTGCACTGGTGTTCGGCTTCCTCGCGGTCGCCCTCATCGGCGTCATCCGCGGCACGAGCCGCATCAAAGAGGATGCCGCCATCGGCATCGTCTTCACGACGCTGTTCGCCCTCGGTCTCGTCCTCATCTCGGTGACGCCGAGCCAGACCGATCTCAACCACATCCTCTTCGGCAACGTCCTCGGCGTGGGCGAGGCCGACCTCGTGCAGATCGCGATCCTCGCCGCCGTCGCCTTCGCGGTGCTGTTCGTCAAGCGCCGCGACCTCACCCTGTTCGCGTTCGACCCCATCCACGCGTTCGCGATCGGGCTGTCGCCGCGCCGGCTCTCGGCGCTGCTGCTCGGCGTCCTCGCGCTCACCGCGGTCGTGGCGCTGCAGGTCGTGGGCGTCGTGCTCGTCGTCGCGATGCTCATCATCCCGGGCGCGACCGCCCACCTGCTCACCGATCGCTTCGGCCGCATGCTCGTCATCGCCCCGACGCTGTCGGCGGTGTCGTCGCTCGTGGGCATCTACCTCAGCTACTGGGTCGACGCCTCCTCGGGCGGTCTCGTCGTGCTCGTGCAGGGCATCGTCTTCGCGATCGTCTACCTCTTCAGCCCGCGCCAGGGCGTCATCGGGCGCCGGATCGCATCGCGCAAGCCCTTCGCCGGATCCGTTTCCGCTGGCTAG
- a CDS encoding spore photoproduct lyase family protein yields the protein MREAAPLLRISRIYAEEAALALPRGQQIVARWPDAEIVPVASHWLIPEVHGDETNVNRWVRIKTEALVLGVKKSVATRLNGRSADFIAPSTANGCAMACAYCYVPRRKGYSNPVTVFANIDEISRHLARHISRQGVKAEPNQCDPEAWVYDIGENSDCSVDALISENVRDLCELFRMSPTAKASFATKYVNRDLLDWDPLGRTRIRFSLMPHDTARVTDIRTSPIPERIAAINDFVDAGYEVHLNFSPVILTPTWIADWTALLRELDDVLSDRAKAQLACEIIFLTHNEGLHEVNLGWHPRGEELLWTPGMQEPKRSQNGATNVRYRSPLKGDAVAALRALIERELPSCRVRYAF from the coding sequence ATGCGCGAAGCCGCCCCGCTGCTGCGAATCAGCCGCATCTACGCCGAAGAAGCGGCGCTCGCGCTGCCGCGCGGGCAGCAGATCGTCGCGCGCTGGCCCGACGCCGAGATCGTCCCCGTCGCGTCGCACTGGCTCATCCCCGAGGTGCACGGCGACGAGACGAACGTCAACCGATGGGTGCGCATCAAGACCGAGGCCCTCGTCCTCGGCGTGAAGAAGTCCGTTGCGACACGTCTGAACGGACGCTCCGCCGACTTCATCGCGCCCTCGACCGCGAACGGCTGCGCCATGGCGTGCGCCTACTGCTACGTGCCGCGCCGCAAGGGGTACAGCAACCCGGTGACGGTCTTCGCCAACATCGACGAGATCTCGCGCCACCTCGCCCGCCACATCTCCCGGCAGGGGGTCAAGGCCGAGCCCAACCAGTGCGACCCCGAGGCATGGGTCTACGACATCGGCGAGAACAGCGACTGCTCGGTGGACGCCCTGATCAGTGAGAACGTCCGGGATCTGTGCGAGCTGTTCCGGATGTCGCCGACGGCGAAGGCATCGTTCGCGACGAAGTACGTCAACCGCGACCTCCTCGACTGGGACCCGCTCGGACGCACCCGCATCCGCTTCTCACTCATGCCGCACGACACGGCGCGCGTCACCGACATCCGCACCTCTCCGATCCCCGAGCGCATCGCCGCGATCAACGACTTCGTCGACGCCGGCTACGAGGTGCACCTGAACTTCTCCCCCGTCATCCTCACCCCGACCTGGATCGCCGACTGGACGGCGCTGCTGCGCGAGCTCGACGACGTCCTGTCCGACCGCGCGAAGGCGCAGCTGGCGTGCGAGATCATCTTCCTCACCCACAACGAGGGGCTGCACGAGGTGAACCTCGGGTGGCACCCACGCGGCGAGGAGCTGCTGTGGACCCCCGGCATGCAAGAGCCCAAGCGCTCGCAGAACGGCGCGACCAACGTCCGCTACCGCTCGCCGCTCAAGGGCGATGCGGTGGCCGCGCTGCGCGCCCTCATCGAGCGCGAGCTGCCGTCCTGCCGCGTGCGCTACGCCTTCTGA
- a CDS encoding VanZ family protein, whose product MTAAGSRTARLLLAVYIVVLAGIAFWPTPVDRDAGWLLQQVTAAVPWLTYPRIEFGANVLLFVPAGWCATRGWPRWHPFVVPAALAVSVGIELAQGLLLIERTSSVLDVVANTSGATLGWLLALPGIRRRSARGRTAARAR is encoded by the coding sequence GTGACGGCCGCGGGGTCGCGCACCGCGCGACTGCTGCTGGCCGTCTACATCGTCGTGCTCGCCGGCATCGCGTTCTGGCCCACCCCCGTCGACCGCGACGCCGGATGGCTGCTGCAGCAGGTGACGGCGGCCGTGCCGTGGCTGACCTACCCGCGCATCGAGTTCGGGGCGAACGTCCTGCTCTTCGTGCCCGCGGGGTGGTGCGCGACGCGGGGCTGGCCGCGGTGGCATCCGTTCGTCGTCCCCGCGGCGCTCGCCGTGTCGGTGGGCATCGAGCTCGCGCAGGGCCTGCTGCTGATCGAGCGCACCTCGAGCGTGCTCGACGTGGTGGCGAACACGTCGGGCGCGACGCTCGGGTGGCTGCTCGCGCTGCCCGGGATCAGAAGGCGTAGCGCACGCGGCAGGACGGCAGCTCGCGCTCGATGA